Genomic window (Magnolia sinica isolate HGM2019 chromosome 10, MsV1, whole genome shotgun sequence):
CATAACCAATAAGTTTGGTGAAAATCATCCTCAAAATCTGAGTCAATATTAGAAAATAAAAGCTGTATATAGGAAGGCCTGAAACCTCAAATACAGAATCCAAAGGGCAACGAGAACCGCAAATGAACAACTACAACATAAGGTAGATTCAACGGAATTCATAAAGGTCTCATTCAAGACGGACAACTTCAGCGAACAACTACAATGTAGCTATCCAAGCTTTCAGTTGCATTCCAATCATTATTTAATACAAATGTTTGAACGTAGAAGGCTCACCCGTTGAAGCTCATTTGATCAACTGGTTGGCAATCTTGAACCACTCAGTGTGGAAGGATCCAGGCACATCAGTCCTTTCATAGGTATGAGCTCCAAAATAATCCCTCTGTGCTTGTACCAGATTAGCAGGCAGCCTTTCCCTCCTGTACGTGTCAAAATAAGCCAGGCTCGTTGACATGCCGGGAGTGCTGATGCCTGAATTGATGGCGAGGCAGACGACTCGGCGCCAAGCAGACTGCCGATCCACAATCTCCTTGGCAAACTCTGGGTCCACAAGGAGGTTTGAGAGCTCCGGGTTCCTGTCATACGCCTTCTTGATCCGGTCCAAGAACACCGCACGAATGATGCACCCACCCTTCCAAATCCTTGCGAGTTCCCCCAATTTGAGGTCCCATCCCTTCTCAATGCTCTTCGCACGGATCAGATTCATCCCCTGCGCATAGCTGCAAATCTTCGAAGCATAAAGAGCTTGCCTCACATCATCGATCAGCTTCTCCTTGTCGATGGTCTGCTCACTCAAAACGTCATTGAAACTGTCCTTGAAAATTTTAGCTGCTTCAACCCTTTCGTCCTTCAGCCCACTAAGGAATCTTGCATCCAAAGACGATGCGATTGTTGGAGCTGCGACAGATAGATCGGCAGCTTGTTGAACGGTCCACTTACCAGTACCTTTCATGCCCGTCTTGTCCAAGACCTTATCTACCAAGTACCCATCTGCCTTGTCATCCTTAATTACAAAAATATCAGCTGTGATCTCAATCAAGAAGCTCAGAAGCTCTCCCTTGTTCCACTCTGCGAAAACGCGATGCAGCTCATCATTCGAAAGCTTCCCTACCGATTTCAATACATCATAAGCCTCCGAAATCAATTGCATATCACCATATTCGATCCCATTGTGGACCATCTTAACAAAATTACCGGATCCTCCTTTGCCAATGTACGTCACACAAGGGCCGCTATCTGGAACCTGAGCTGCCACCTTGAGAAGGATATCTTCGATGTTCTTGTAGGCCTCAAAGGAGCCTCCAGGCATCAAAGAAGGCCCGTGACGGGCACCTTCTTCACCGCCAGAGACTCCCATACCGAGATAGAGAAGACCCAATTCGGCCATggccttttctctcctctctgtGTTTTCATACCACTCGTTGCCTCCATCAATAATGCAGTCACCTTTCTCCAAGTAGACAGAGAGTGTTTTGATGGTCTGGTCGACAGGGGAACCAGCCTTCACAAGCATGATTATGACACGCGGTTTTTGGATTGAGTTCACAAAGGATTCGGGATCATGGAAGCCAAACAGGGGGAGGTTCCCTTCCTGTTTGGCTCGTTCAACGGTCTCGTCAACTTTCGAGGTGGTTCGGTTGTAGACAGAGATGGGGAAGCCTTTCTCAGCAATGTTGAGGGCGAGGTTTTGGCCCATGACAGCAAGGCCAGCAAGGCCTATTCTTGAAAGATTGGAAGGCGTAGTCGTCATTGTCTGTCAATACAAGAGATAATCAGGAAGGGAAGATAGAAAGATGCTAagtcaaaattcaaaaaaataaaaataaatcaaccaGTGATTCATATGCAAGAAACCAATAGGGGAGGAATTATATAGTGCTTATGGGGCCAGTAAATGTGGGACCCCATGGTTAATTGATCTATGGGCCCAGCGTATATTGGGTATGACCCAAAACTTCTCCAGTCAGAAGATCATAACCAATGAACATTTGGACCTTTTTTGAGACCATTATTGTATTTCTCTCTTAATTGTCTGTTGGCAGGCCATTGATCATAGGCTTAGGAACCAGTAATTTGGGATGGCTTTGGGGGAGTTCCCCATCCAAAGTAGGGCTGAATAACTAAACCATGGGCTCCATTTGTTCAGAGCATCAAGACTTTATAATTCCTCTTGATGGACTTCTTGAATGAAGTAACTGTACAGAAAAGCATAGAATATCGGTGAGTAACCCCCAATTTTCCGGATCTTTTAAACTAAAAAGCCCAAAGAGATTTTCAATTCAGCGAGAAAACGGatttggttttgagttgattctacaagattttttttaaaaaaaataaataaataaaaaaccaacAAAATGTTGTAAAATTACCCAAAATGGCAGTAATTCATACAACTGATGCATTTCTTGAATGAAATTATTATTGAATGGAGTAGTATACAACGCTCGTCTGAACTGTGTTTATGTTCATTCCAGCTTTATGTAAACTTGGGGCCCAGGTTCAATGATCCAGATTGTTCATCTGACGGACCCCTCCAGTAGAGGAGTGCTGAACCAAACACTCCACCCATCAAACAATCACAGCCATAAAATTGGTAGCAATGCTGTCAAATGGCATGAGTGATCCTGTGCGACCCAAGGGAGTGTGCTTATGCGACAGTACAGCTCCCCAACCcttgttttgagagagagagagagagagagagagagagagagagagagagagagagaatccaaGGACAAatggaattttaaaaaaatgaaaatttatgtAAAAAGACTACAAGTGTggagaattatatatatatatatatatatatatatatatatatatatatatagatatatatatatatatatatataaaaaagaccATTAGACTACAACAAGTCAACTAACAACTACTCAAATGaatgcatgtaaaaaaaaaaaaaaaactgtgacaAAACAACATGTAAATTTTATTGATGCCATTTTAAGCGAGTGAGAGAAATagagtgtgagagagagtgagagagtaaAAGAGTAAAAGAGTAAACAGACTAGAGAGATTGAGAGTAAAGAGtattagagagagagatggagagtaaTAGAGTTGTGAAAAGGGGGGAATGTGCCTGGCATAATGCGCAACCACATAAGCTCCAACAACACAATAACTGCATACGCCACCATTGCATATGCAGTCCACTAGTCCAAAATGGCATAAGCacttgtgcgatcgcatatgacaacactgatTGGTAGGTGTTTTCCCATTGCCTATGGTGAAATCTTTACCATCTATTTTCAGGTCAATGCTCAAATTACTAAGAATCTCCACCGTGGCATGCCAGATCAAAGGTCTAAATTGCTGAAATGTTTAACCACATATGATCAAAACAAATGGGAAGAGCATCTCAGATTCAACACAAGATGCAATTCAGAACAAAGCCCAcgcagttggtttttttttttacatgggtgTGTATGTGGACACACACACATCCAAGATAGTTATTGAGAGGGAAGGCTATAAACTAAGAGATGATGGTGGTGTGTTTGCCATCATTTATCACTGTCCATGTGGACATAGGTCAGTCTAGCCAATCGAAACTATGGAGTCTGTTATGGACACAGCCCAAAAATGGCATTGATTGGTCCATCATAATTTCATAACAATCTAATGGTTAGCCATCATATGGACGGTTTAAAGGGAAAATACTCATGGTCCAAATTCATTGGATGAAGTCTCAGATGGTTGGGATCGTCCATCAATGGAACAATACTTTGGTGGTTCAGGATCAATGGGAGTCTCAAGCACACCATAGCCAGCAAGAAATTTTATGGAATCAACAAATGAAAgtcatcaggaaaaaaaaaacaagccacAACATTCTCAGAAAAGCAATGGATGGGTTTCTTGAATAAAATAACCTGTAATTGTTTGATTCTAACAAAAGATCCTTTATGGGTTGTCTTTTGAAAGAGATCTTCCAAGGCCTAATTACATGATTCTCATCTGAGGGTTTGTACAAGAAACATTATAGTCCTGATGCACCAGGATATGAATGAGGCCAATGGATtgctgatccagactgttgatctgctGGGCTCCACTGCGGATGGGGTTACCGAATTCCCCATATTATGATATCTCAATCATTCGATCAATATAGATAGATATAAGGTTAGTGAAAAACAACCCTGGTATGAGAAAGAGACGAacgattggatggctaagatctttCAATCTGGAAACTTTTGAACATCCCCCAAAAAATGAAGGTCCCATCAGATCAAAGGTCTGGATCACCCACACATGGCCACTCAAATACTGATTCGGCCATCAGGACACTATACGCACCCTGATGCATTAGGACATTATAATTTCACTTTGTAAGATGCCCTCGTTCCTGAGTCTGACCtgctgggtcccaccatgatgggcCATGCACAAAGATCTCCTGGGATCACTTCAAGGGGTAAAAAAAAGCTAAAATTGGACACTAGGATCTTCTATCAGGTGAGATTTTCAGGGCATGGGCCATCCATGGAgggacccatcagatcaacaattaAAATgcatcagtgggacccacttgtactttcaatatgtgtgtgtgtattgaaaGCAAACAGTCAACAGCTTTCTCTTGAATTAAGCCGGCTGCATTGCTGATCATGCAGCCTTCTCTTTTCCCCCCTATTTATAAATCCTGTAGGACATCCGAGCCAtgcaaacggtgggccccacagcgaggATTGTGCAAAAATCAGGTCGTCCACTCACCAGGAGGCCCAAACCAACGAAACAAACGGACATCCGATGGCCTGACTCAacgtacaggtgtggcccacccaatgagtggatcCGCCTGATTTTTTAGATAGGTGATCTTCGTGGTGGGGCCCAACTTCTGCACGGATCAGATGCCTTACACACGCAAAACGTTGGTAGTCAAACAAAGCTGCATGCTAAGCTAGCATCAAACAGGTTGATGATGATCAGTTCTAATGAAATTACCCATGATTTCCTAATATAGTCAGATGGAATTCTTCACAAGAAGAAAACCcataaaaatagatgaagaagatgagattttcaacccaaaaaaaatcacacaattgtggggaaaagaaaaaaaaaggccagAAAATTATACAAAATCATTACTCAGTACGCCAAAATTCAAAAACAAATCATGGATTCTAAAAATGAATCGAATATGTACTGAATTACAGATCAAAATCATCTACTGCATGAAAAATCAAAGAGAGTAGAACCCAAACCTGTGATTTCTCTATCTTTTCTTCCACAAAGCCAAGAGATTTCTGGAAATTCTATTCGAATCTCCGAAAACGGGGATCTGGGTATTGCAAGAATCGATCTATCCGATCGATTTAAATAGCTGCACGTATTGAAATTCAACGGGTTTGATTGACTGACGCGGCTTTTCAAGAGCGCAAGGCCTTCTTCGGAAGGTCTAAAATGGCGATTTTTTTTATAAGCTTTTTTTCGTGTCTTTTCTTTagtcaaaaaataaagaaaaaataaaaaatatacggTAGACGAAGAAGCACCGGAGTATGGTACAGCCGCAGGCGAGTTTCTTGTAACATtaaaccctgtggggcccacagagatgtccatataaaatccaatccgttaatccttttctaaagataattttagattgtttagactgtgattaaaaaaaaaagagacagaACTAATActtaagtgggctacacacaAGAAAGATTTCGGATGGACACGCTCAcaattgaaactttcctgggtttcaccgtgatgtttatatgccatccaatccgttcatcaggatattcccaccaggatgaagtAAAAAACAAAATATGAGACTGATAAGAAACTTTTTTTGGGCCACAATTAGATTTCATTAGTggacattcaattcccactatttcttgtggtgtggtagacatgagtcttggatctagttcaaatttggtttcttATCATGACATGAGCTGaaacaaatgatggacggagtggattctacatGAACATCAGGGTAAGCAACATAGAGCTTTGTGTTGCATGAGCTCCGGTAGAAACGTTGCGTGGAACTCGTGTCCAGTACAGCCATCTCGCCAACATATACGTTGCATGAGAAGatatcaatctagaccgtccatcaaggAGAATTTACTACATACGTGGTCAACTTTTTAATATCTATCAATAAAAACTTTTCACACCATGATTCAAAGGACACTGATTAcgtggttcagatcatccaaataCCTTGAATTTTGAATTACGTCCCAATCAAATGTAGGATAGATtatatagacggtcatgattcatAAAAAAATCTGCCACGTGTGCTACGGAGAAACGGATCTACCATAGCACGATGCTATAGAATCTACGGTATCATTCCTACTCTTTTAAAATCGCGATTTTCGTAGCCACCGTGGTACAGTAAGGGTTGAAAAAAGAAAAGTTGGTGGGAGTAAAAAAAAGGCAATTTGTTGACTTATGTAGCCCGCGCGCTATCATAAAAACCGGAACGCGGTTTCACATTGGCTTGTACGAGTCAGCGGCTCATCTTTGAACTGAAGTCCCGGCAGCTTGGAAAGGAAAATCTTAGAACGAGAGAGGTTTCAAAGAAGACCCGAAAGCGCGCGAAATAcccgagctctgtgggcccaccatgtggtaTATTTGAAATCGATTCCGTCCATCAGTGAGATGTATATGTTGACCGTACATGAGAAAAATATGACCAGCGAAAATGTCAGATGGAGTCGACAAATGGGAATTACGACTAAAACATCTAAGTTGaagtagtggcccacctgaggttgaAATCAGGATGATTTTTTTATGGACCCTTCATCTCAGAGACTCACACCTGATGAACGTGTTTGATGAAAGGTAAATACCGTGGAGGCCCCACACACAAACATATGGTTAGCTTCCAACCGCCATTGttccgtgtggtgtggtccaccttaattttggattttgttgatttttggatccaTGATCTAACATCCAGTggcaaacctgatggacggagtcgatGTCACAGAGATAACAGAACTTTGTTATTGTAAGCTTTGCGTAAAACGGGTGTTGGAGAGGATTCGGTTTTTGGACgccgcttcggtggatccctgactgtgggcccaccgtgatgcatgtccaCGTCATCTATCCGTTTCACCATGAAATATTTAATAATatgctttcaatcaccactggttcctgtgatgtggtccacttaagatttagatctgatGCATTTTTTGGTTCTTATAGTAAAATGATCCggcgaaacggatggacggcatggatgtatgacacatacatcaaggtgggcccagagTAAGAGATCCCCTACGGTCCACCGAAGCCGCCGCCTACGTTTTGATAGATAGGTTAATGTTCATCAGCGTGCAGCTTCCTGTGCATGCAGGGACATAAAAATTcaaatgatccaagccgtcgatATCATGGGCATATTGAGAAAAATTAAAATACAGTCACATGAAATAGTTTAACCCTATGACAGTCAACTGTTTTTCTTTGAATATGAACCTTCAGATTAATAGTGAGTTTATGGGCCATTATCATAAATTTATACtatttaatattaaaaaattttccATACATCCTATATCAACTGTCtatcatcagatcaacggtttagatcagctACATATTACCTCATACATACGGAATTATGTACGTTAGAAAACTGTATGTTTGCTGTTGAGCAAGACCGAATAATTCCTCAATACTAGTTGGAGCAGCCGAGCAGGTATGGACAACTACTCCTGACGCTGATTGCCTACAACCGGGAATTGCAGACGATTCATGCAACACCAGTCCTACTTTGATGTTtatgatatatccactccgtccattcgtttcttCCAGTTCATTTTGTGGTATGATCAAAAAACAAGggagatctaaagctcaaataaGGCACAGTAGAGGTAAAATGGGGATGGAAATGTATAagaaaagcatcacggtgggccccacagttcttGGGGTCGCAGGAATCCCGTGAAACTGCCTGTTGCATGCAATACGTCCGTCCGCGACCCGTCGCTGGCGAAttagaaaaggaaaggaagaaaacgaCGGCGGGTTAGTTGGCGGCGCACTAGGCCTGATGAACGAGCGCGACGAGCGCGTAAGACTCCGGAACCAGAGATGTAGGTGAGACCCGTAGGGttaaccttgatgtatgcattgtatatatatccacgccgttcatctgttttatcagattattttaattcgtggttctaaaaatgaagcatatacaagtttcaggtgtaccacaccatgggaaacactGGTTAatgaccgttgaaaactttctataGGCCACGAAAGTATGGTCATATTATTGTGGACACCAGGGACCTGTCTAGGAGTATAGATTTGAAATTCTTTTGCTGTGTTTGTCATCCTGATTTAAAATCTCTTATTATCTAAAGGTTGGTATACATAGGGGTtggatttaattactaaattaattttaatctcTAATTACTGTACATATATAATGTTTAAcataatggttgtgataagctcattgaaatatatgcttCACCTAAAAGTAATAAAATTTCAAGTCTCATACGAGCCACGAGtacaagatcacatccgagtggctaaccaacaatttttaatcattgatttacaggGATAATGTTTAGACCGCATAGTTTACCATCCTAATGTAATTATAGTGTTGCAATTGATAgtttaattgttttgggatatcatgtcatgtgcccaatagattaatgcAAGCTTTCATGTACCTTCAATTTCTAACTCCTTtaaagggatttgaaacccccggtaTTTGAAACCCCTAGTTATTTTATGGTGTCAGGGAATTTTAAATCCCTTCAAATTcacggtgccaaatgacccctaggaagattttaatggtgcgAGTTTAATAATGGTGTGAGTTTAATAACttctgtttcctatgatgtggtatATTTGAAACTTGTATTGGGATAGATAATGCATAGTGGGATCTTGACCATAATAGCCTGTTTGGGAGTGTACATTTGGAACCCTCGAATTCAaaacccctggatttgcaatctttcctgtgtgtttggcaccctagagtgtaaatcaactttaatctaaaagtacctatatatggtatatttatagggttttgaatttaattattaaatcaactttaatatctctaattagtaagatatgtaatttttgacgcAATGGTTGTGAtcagcctgctgaaatatatgttttgtctgaaaatgatgaaattccaagtcttggacgggccacaagcacaagatcatatctaagtgactaaccaatgatttttaattgttgattaacatggacaatgtttggacggtgctgatcatcattagcaggtcatgtgcccaataaaatgatagtgtataaTAACCCACATGTTATACcagcaactattgaaatgattttaggtgtaatcgaagctctcaccatggattgcaaaccccctcaaagagaggattagaaaccccctgggtTTGAAACCCCCAGCTGctttatgctaccaaacaacTGAGAGGATTTGAAGCTCCCCTCTCATCCCCTCCAATACACGGTGTCAAACGACCCCTAAGGCTCAccctgatgatgtatgtattgtatatcgacACAATATAtttattttgccagcttattttatagcatttttttaaaaatataaagtccatcaaaaattttaagtaaactgcaccataggaaagagtggttattgaccattaaaaacctttcgtgGGTCACTAgagtttggattaatatgatatattttttccCCTCTCATCCAAGTATGTTTgacattatcaataagttggatggtcaaCAATATTATGACAGACCGTAGGAAGCTTTAACGGTGGATGAACCAccattttttcttgtggtgtggttgacttgaagtttatatcttattcatttttttaatatgccctaaaataagctagaaaaacatatggatggtatggatataatgagTACATCAACGTCCGCCCTATGACTAAGGTTGCATCCACATTACTAGTTACTGGGTCTCATCTAAGTTATGCTCGGGATGAATGACCtgtttgaaaatattttacaaaTAATATTGGAAActgaaagataaaaaataaaactcatgCTTTCTCATTTTAAATTGAGATCATTGATGGATTACAGCGTACCGAGAATTTCTCTCCATTTCTATATTTAAGAATACCTTACACCCAAATACTTATAAACCAAAAGTTTTTTTCTGCTATATTCCATGCggatcaaaatttaaaattaaaaaaacaataactttttaatttttgtcagATTCATTTTGATGGAAAaagaattttgtttttttttaattattgttaAAACCAAAATCTCAACATGCCCAAATCTCTAACACGTGTCCAGAGATGGATCATGAGCTGAGCAAATCTAACTGAATGGACGATCATAATTCATAACATTCTCGGCTGTTCCCATCAGATGAGTAATTAAAAGGCATTCAACGGTCCAAACTAAACAAAAGACGTCCATGAAACAGATATCAGCACCGTACAATTGATTTTCTTTTGGTGTTACAGCCCATCTACAGTGTCTCCCGCGATTTTCACGGTTTGGATTAAGGTACGCCTACGCGTGTACACCAGATGAGTGCATGCATACGAATCGTGCGCCGCAAGCATATCGGTCAAAAATaaggtggtgggtcccactgctagaATCTAGATTGGACGGACAGAAACATTTGTTGGGTGGGCCTAAGTGATTTGTCGTACAGTGCCAAAATAGAAACGAAACCCGTGCTTGTTTGAACGAACCCACGTGCAAGCCACTTCATCTGATCTTTTCAACCGTTGTttttatatggtggggcccactggatgaacAGATGACTACACGTGGCCCATGTGGAGTATGAAGTGGCGCGATAAGGGCGAGTGGCCTACCTCTAACACACTAAAACACATGCGGGCAGATTTATGTGATGATCAGAACCAAGCATCCCGTGATCTCAGCCGTTGATTGGTCGGTAAATTGTTTTTCAGTGGGACCATCTTAACCTTAGATTAAATGGGCCTTTTATCACGGAAAGAGAGCTGTTGCTGATTGCTATCTTTAGTGTTTATTTGAATGTCGCCAAAATAAGATCTAGAGTCTTCCaaacattgtgatttttgggtcatggctCATTCACgattgaaaatagtaatttgaCGGTTTTGATCTTGTACGCATATGCCACGTGTCTAGAATACAAGGACGCAAGGAAAATGCTGAATCTGGTCCGTGGGAAAAGCAGTCTCTCTGAATGAGGGTGAGACGCACCAACCACGTGGAAGATGTGATGTTTGCGAGTTCCACACGCGTGGGAGTTCTGG
Coding sequences:
- the LOC131258002 gene encoding 6-phosphogluconate dehydrogenase, decarboxylating 1-like — protein: MTTTPSNLSRIGLAGLAVMGQNLALNIAEKGFPISVYNRTTSKVDETVERAKQEGNLPLFGFHDPESFVNSIQKPRVIIMLVKAGSPVDQTIKTLSVYLEKGDCIIDGGNEWYENTERREKAMAELGLLYLGMGVSGGEEGARHGPSLMPGGSFEAYKNIEDILLKVAAQVPDSGPCVTYIGKGGSGNFVKMVHNGIEYGDMQLISEAYDVLKSVGKLSNDELHRVFAEWNKGELLSFLIEITADIFVIKDDKADGYLVDKVLDKTGMKGTGKWTVQQAADLSVAAPTIASSLDARFLSGLKDERVEAAKIFKDSFNDVLSEQTIDKEKLIDDVRQALYASKICSYAQGMNLIRAKSIEKGWDLKLGELARIWKGGCIIRAVFLDRIKKAYDRNPELSNLLVDPEFAKEIVDRQSAWRRVVCLAINSGISTPGMSTSLAYFDTYRRERLPANLVQAQRDYFGAHTYERTDVPGSFHTEWFKIANQLIK